One genomic window of Punica granatum isolate Tunisia-2019 chromosome 1, ASM765513v2, whole genome shotgun sequence includes the following:
- the LOC116193300 gene encoding anaphase-promoting complex subunit 10 isoform X2 — MATESSEGEEEGKLTGGSPVLSVDEDLREMGNKAAWSVSSCKSGNGVSSLRDDNLETYWQSDGAQPHLVNVQFQKKVKLQLVVLYVDYKLDESYTPSKVSIRAGDGFHNLKEIRSVELVKPTGWVYISLSGNDPRETFVNTFMLQIAVLSNHLNGRDTHVRQIKVYGPRPNPIPHQRFQFTSTELNTYAFVR, encoded by the exons ATGGCGACTGAGTCGTCggagggagaggaagaaggGAAGCTGACAGGTGGCAGTCCCGTGCTCTCGGTGGATGAGGACCTGAGGGAGATGGGGAATAAAGCGGCGTGGAGTGTGAGCTCCTGCAAGTCCGGCAACGGCGTCTCTTCTCTTCGTGACGACAACCTCGAGACCTATTGGCA ATCCGACGGTGCTCAACCACATTTGGTGAATGTTCAGTTTCAGAAGAAAGTGAAGCTCCAA CTGGTTGTCCTGTACGTGGATTATAAGCTCGACGAGAGCTATACGCCGAGTAAGGTCTCCATTCGAGCTGGAGATGGCTTCCACAATTTGAAG GAGATAAGGAGCGTGGAACTGGTAAAGCCAACTGGATGGGTTTATATATCCCTTTCAGGAAATGATCCTCG GGAAACCTTTGTGAACACTTTTATGTTGCAAATAGCTGTCCTTTCAAATCATCTAAATGGAAGAGATACCCACGTGCGCCAGATCAAAGTTTACGGCCCTAGACC GAATCCAATACCCCACCAGCGATTTCAATTCACCTCAACAGAACTCAATACGTATGCTTTTGTGAGATAA
- the LOC116193300 gene encoding anaphase-promoting complex subunit 10 isoform X1, translating into MATESSEGEEEGKLTGGSPVLSVDEDLREMGNKAAWSVSSCKSGNGVSSLRDDNLETYWQSDGAQPHLVNVQFQKKVKLQLVVLYVDYKLDESYTPSKVSIRAGDGFHNLKEIRSVELVKPTGWVYISLSGNDPRETFVNTFMLQIAVLSNHLNGRDTHVRQIKVYGPRPSSYRNPIPHQRFQFTSTELNTYAFVR; encoded by the exons ATGGCGACTGAGTCGTCggagggagaggaagaaggGAAGCTGACAGGTGGCAGTCCCGTGCTCTCGGTGGATGAGGACCTGAGGGAGATGGGGAATAAAGCGGCGTGGAGTGTGAGCTCCTGCAAGTCCGGCAACGGCGTCTCTTCTCTTCGTGACGACAACCTCGAGACCTATTGGCA ATCCGACGGTGCTCAACCACATTTGGTGAATGTTCAGTTTCAGAAGAAAGTGAAGCTCCAA CTGGTTGTCCTGTACGTGGATTATAAGCTCGACGAGAGCTATACGCCGAGTAAGGTCTCCATTCGAGCTGGAGATGGCTTCCACAATTTGAAG GAGATAAGGAGCGTGGAACTGGTAAAGCCAACTGGATGGGTTTATATATCCCTTTCAGGAAATGATCCTCG GGAAACCTTTGTGAACACTTTTATGTTGCAAATAGCTGTCCTTTCAAATCATCTAAATGGAAGAGATACCCACGTGCGCCAGATCAAAGTTTACGGCCCTAGACC ATCTTCCTACAGGAATCCAATACCCCACCAGCGATTTCAATTCACCTCAACAGAACTCAATACGTATGCTTTTGTGAGATAA